Proteins encoded within one genomic window of Streptomyces sp. NBC_00523:
- a CDS encoding glycerol-3-phosphate dehydrogenase/oxidase yields MTTLQSVPALGTHPASGSLPSRAETREQLSKATYDLLVIGGGILGISTAWHAAQSGLRVALVDAGDFAGATSSASSKLLHGGLRYLQTGAVKLVAENHFERRAVSRQVAPHLANPLTFYLPVYKGGPHGAAKLGAGVFAYSALSAFGDGVGHVISPSRAARDVPELRTENLKAVAVYGDDQMNDARMALMTVRAAVDAGAVVLNHAAVTGLRFTRGRVTGAELRDSMDGTEFGVTARLVLNATGPWVDHLRKMEDPNAAPSIRLSKGAHLVLKRTRPWKAALATPIDKYRITFALPWEDMLLLGTTDEEYEGDPADVAVTEKDTAQILDEAAFSVRDQQLSRDLITYSFAGLRVLPGGPGDTSKAKRETVVTEGRGGMLSVAGGKWTTFRHIGRTVMNKLAALPGHPLAEDMEPMSRLPRKLPLPGIANPNAVAHRLLIDGGTPGPRMAADTARHLATHYGSLAFDIARLANENPALAERIHPDAPEVWAQVAYARDHEWAETADDVLRRRTTLTIRGLATDEVRAGVEKVLGERRG; encoded by the coding sequence ATGACCACCCTGCAGAGCGTCCCCGCACTCGGGACGCATCCGGCCTCCGGCTCCCTCCCGAGCCGTGCCGAGACCCGGGAGCAGCTCTCCAAGGCGACGTACGACCTCCTGGTGATCGGCGGCGGCATCCTGGGCATCTCCACCGCCTGGCACGCCGCGCAGTCCGGACTGCGGGTGGCCCTGGTGGACGCCGGTGACTTCGCCGGCGCCACCTCCTCCGCCTCCTCCAAGCTGCTGCACGGCGGTCTGCGCTACCTGCAGACCGGTGCGGTGAAGCTGGTGGCGGAGAACCACTTCGAGCGCCGTGCGGTCTCCCGCCAGGTCGCCCCGCATCTGGCCAACCCGCTCACCTTCTACCTGCCGGTGTACAAGGGCGGGCCGCACGGCGCGGCGAAGCTCGGCGCGGGCGTGTTCGCGTACTCGGCGCTCTCCGCCTTCGGCGACGGCGTCGGCCATGTGATCAGCCCGTCCCGGGCGGCGCGCGACGTGCCGGAGCTGCGTACGGAGAACCTCAAGGCCGTCGCGGTCTACGGCGACGACCAGATGAACGACGCGCGGATGGCGCTGATGACGGTCCGCGCGGCCGTCGACGCGGGCGCGGTGGTGCTGAACCACGCCGCGGTGACCGGGCTGCGGTTCACCCGGGGCCGGGTGACGGGCGCGGAGCTGCGGGACTCCATGGACGGTACGGAGTTCGGCGTGACCGCCCGGCTGGTGCTGAACGCGACCGGGCCGTGGGTGGACCACCTGCGGAAGATGGAGGACCCGAACGCGGCGCCTTCCATACGCCTGTCCAAGGGCGCCCACCTGGTGCTGAAGCGGACCCGGCCGTGGAAGGCCGCGCTGGCCACACCGATCGACAAGTACCGCATCACGTTCGCGCTGCCGTGGGAGGACATGCTGCTCCTCGGCACGACGGACGAGGAGTACGAGGGCGACCCGGCGGATGTCGCGGTGACCGAGAAGGACACCGCGCAGATCCTGGACGAGGCCGCGTTCTCGGTACGGGACCAGCAGCTCTCCCGGGACCTGATCACGTACTCCTTCGCCGGTCTCCGGGTGCTGCCCGGCGGGCCCGGCGACACCTCGAAGGCCAAGCGCGAGACGGTCGTCACGGAGGGCCGGGGCGGGATGCTGTCGGTGGCCGGCGGCAAGTGGACGACCTTCCGCCACATCGGCCGTACGGTCATGAACAAGCTGGCCGCGCTGCCCGGGCACCCGCTGGCGGAGGACATGGAGCCGATGTCCCGGCTGCCCAGGAAGCTGCCGCTGCCCGGGATCGCCAACCCGAACGCGGTGGCGCACCGGTTGCTGATCGACGGCGGGACGCCCGGACCCCGGATGGCCGCCGACACCGCGCGGCACCTGGCCACGCACTACGGTTCGCTCGCGTTCGACATCGCCCGGCTGGCCAACGAGAACCCGGCGCTGGCCGAGCGGATCCACCCGGACGCGCCGGAGGTCTGGGCGCAGGTGGCCTACGCCCGGGACCACGAGTGGGCCGAGACCGCGGACGACGTACTGCGGCGGCGGACCACGCTGACGATCCGGGGCCTGGCGACGGACGAGGTCCGGGCCGGTGTGGAGAAGGTGCTCGGCGAGCGGCGCGGCTGA
- a CDS encoding ABC transporter permease, protein MTGTVRPSTADDFDTELKGSPGGDTPLSRLKLIRWSDFSLVPVILVLMLIGFIVSPVFLTSDNLISVVQQSSELSLLVLGQALILICGRMDLSLESTIGIAPVVAMWLVLPTDGGRFAGLGLLPAWSAIPLCLLVGLAIGAVNGFLMLKLRVNGFIATLGMLTMLRGLHIGITEGKSITDVPESFRYLGKSEWFGVPAAVWICLVLFAAGGAALAWLRHGRALYAIGGNPEAARAAGIRVDRVTWIVLAIGGLLAAFAGILYTGHYGAVAATQGDGWIFQVFAAAVIGGISLKGGRGTLFGALTGVLTLQLVVNVMTLGGVPALWNQFLNGAIIIVALVISRFASGEKQD, encoded by the coding sequence ATGACCGGCACGGTACGGCCGTCCACGGCCGACGACTTCGACACGGAGCTGAAGGGCTCCCCGGGCGGGGACACCCCGCTGAGCAGGCTCAAGCTGATCCGGTGGAGCGACTTCTCGCTGGTGCCGGTGATCCTGGTGCTGATGCTGATCGGCTTCATCGTCTCGCCGGTCTTCCTCACCTCCGACAACCTGATCAGCGTCGTCCAGCAGTCCTCCGAGCTGAGCCTGCTCGTCCTCGGCCAGGCGCTGATCCTCATCTGCGGCCGAATGGACCTCTCGCTGGAGTCCACGATCGGCATCGCGCCGGTCGTCGCCATGTGGCTGGTGCTGCCCACCGACGGTGGCCGCTTCGCCGGCCTCGGGCTGCTCCCCGCCTGGTCCGCGATCCCGCTCTGCCTGCTGGTCGGCCTGGCGATCGGCGCCGTCAACGGCTTCCTGATGCTGAAGCTCCGGGTCAACGGCTTCATCGCCACGCTCGGCATGCTCACGATGTTGCGCGGCCTCCACATCGGCATCACCGAGGGCAAGTCCATCACCGATGTGCCGGAGTCCTTCCGCTACCTCGGCAAGAGCGAGTGGTTCGGGGTCCCGGCCGCCGTCTGGATCTGCCTGGTCCTCTTCGCGGCCGGTGGCGCCGCGCTCGCCTGGCTGCGCCACGGACGCGCGCTGTACGCGATCGGCGGCAACCCGGAAGCGGCCCGCGCGGCCGGCATCCGCGTCGACCGCGTCACCTGGATCGTCCTCGCTATCGGCGGCCTGCTCGCCGCCTTCGCCGGCATCCTCTACACCGGTCACTACGGGGCGGTCGCCGCCACCCAGGGCGACGGCTGGATCTTCCAGGTGTTCGCCGCCGCGGTGATCGGCGGCATCAGCCTCAAGGGCGGCCGCGGCACGCTGTTCGGCGCCCTCACCGGCGTACTGACGCTCCAACTGGTCGTCAACGTCATGACCCTGGGCGGCGTCCCGGCCCTCTGGAACCAGTTCCTGAACGGCGCGATCATCATCGTGGCCCTGGTCATCTCCCGCTTCGCAAGCGGCGAGAAGCAGGACTGA
- a CDS encoding MIP/aquaporin family protein produces the protein MSSSDIFIGETIGTAVLILLGGGVCAAVTLKHSKAQNAGWVAITFGWGFAVLTGAYLAGGVSGAHLNPAVTIGLAIEGGTKWSDVPLYLASELFGAMIGAVLVWLTYYGQFRAHLTDPEILRAHSGEEGMVDQAAAPKAGPVLGVFSTGPEIRNAVQNVLTEVIATVVLVLAILTQGLNDDGNGLGTLGALITALVVVGIGLSLGGPTGYAINPVRDLGPRIVHALLPLPNKGGSDWGYAWVPIVGPLIGGALAGGLYNLAFA, from the coding sequence GTGTCCAGCTCCGACATCTTCATCGGCGAGACCATCGGTACCGCCGTACTCATCCTGCTCGGCGGCGGTGTCTGTGCCGCCGTCACGCTCAAGCATTCGAAGGCGCAGAACGCCGGCTGGGTCGCCATCACCTTCGGGTGGGGCTTCGCGGTACTGACCGGCGCGTATCTCGCCGGCGGCGTGTCGGGGGCGCATCTCAACCCCGCCGTCACCATCGGCCTGGCCATCGAGGGCGGTACCAAGTGGAGCGACGTACCGCTCTACCTGGCCTCCGAACTCTTCGGCGCGATGATCGGCGCGGTGCTGGTCTGGCTGACCTACTACGGGCAGTTCCGGGCGCACCTGACCGATCCGGAGATCCTGCGCGCCCATTCGGGTGAGGAGGGCATGGTCGACCAGGCCGCCGCCCCCAAGGCGGGACCGGTCCTCGGTGTCTTCTCGACGGGCCCCGAGATCCGCAACGCCGTGCAGAACGTCCTCACCGAGGTCATCGCCACGGTCGTGCTGGTCCTCGCCATCCTCACCCAGGGCCTCAACGACGACGGCAACGGGCTCGGCACGCTGGGCGCGCTGATCACCGCCCTGGTCGTCGTCGGCATCGGCCTGTCGCTCGGCGGGCCGACGGGCTACGCGATCAACCCGGTCCGCGACCTCGGTCCGCGTATCGTGCACGCGCTGCTTCCGCTGCCGAACAAGGGCGGCTCCGACTGGGGCTACGCATGGGTCCCGATCGTCGGCCCACTGATCGGCGGCGCACTCGCGGGCGGCCTCTACAACCTCGCGTTCGCCTGA
- the glpK gene encoding glycerol kinase GlpK, whose amino-acid sequence MTDAHTTGSHGAGPFIAAIDQGTTSSRCIVFDKDGRIVSVDQKEHEQIFPKPGWVEHNAAEIWENVQEVVAGAISKAGITAADVKAIGITNQRETTLLWDKHTGEPVHNAIVWQDTRTDALCKELGRNVGADRFRRETGLPLSSYFAGPKARWLLDNVEGLRERAERGDILFGTMDSWVIWNLTGGTDGGVHVTDVTNASRTLLMNLHTMQWDEKICSSIGVPMAVLPEIRSSSEVYGTTKGGVLDGVPVASALGDQQAALFGQTCFSEGEAKSTYGTGTFMLINTGDTPVNSYNGLLTTVGYRIGDQKAVYALEGSIAVTGSLVQWMRDQMGLIQSAAEIETLASSVEDNGGAYFVPAFSGLFAPYWRPDARGVIAGLTRYVTKAHIARAVLEATAWQTREISDAMTKDSGVELTALKVDGGMTSNNLLMQTLADFLDAPVVRPMVAETTCLGAAYAAGLAVGFWPDTDALRANWRRAAEWTPRMDADTRAREYKSWLKAVERTMGWLDDEE is encoded by the coding sequence GTGACCGACGCACACACCACCGGCAGCCACGGCGCAGGGCCGTTCATCGCGGCCATCGACCAAGGCACGACCTCCAGCCGCTGCATCGTCTTCGACAAGGACGGGCGGATCGTCTCCGTCGACCAGAAGGAGCACGAGCAGATCTTTCCCAAGCCGGGCTGGGTCGAACACAACGCGGCCGAGATCTGGGAGAACGTCCAGGAAGTCGTCGCCGGGGCGATCTCCAAGGCGGGCATCACCGCCGCCGACGTGAAGGCGATCGGCATCACCAACCAGCGCGAGACCACCCTGCTGTGGGACAAGCACACCGGTGAGCCCGTCCACAACGCGATCGTCTGGCAGGACACCCGTACGGACGCGCTCTGCAAGGAGCTCGGGCGCAACGTCGGCGCGGACCGCTTCCGCCGCGAGACCGGGCTGCCGCTCTCCTCGTACTTCGCCGGGCCCAAGGCGCGCTGGCTGCTCGACAACGTCGAGGGGCTGCGCGAGCGGGCCGAGCGCGGCGACATCCTCTTCGGCACCATGGACTCCTGGGTCATCTGGAACCTGACCGGCGGCACCGACGGCGGCGTCCACGTCACCGACGTCACCAACGCCTCGCGGACGCTCCTGATGAACCTGCACACCATGCAGTGGGACGAGAAGATCTGTTCCTCCATCGGCGTGCCCATGGCCGTGCTGCCCGAGATCCGGTCCTCCTCGGAGGTCTACGGCACCACCAAGGGCGGCGTGCTCGACGGCGTGCCGGTGGCCTCCGCGCTGGGCGACCAGCAGGCGGCGCTGTTCGGCCAGACCTGCTTCTCCGAGGGCGAGGCCAAGTCCACGTACGGCACCGGCACCTTCATGCTGATCAACACCGGTGACACGCCCGTCAACTCGTACAACGGGCTGCTGACGACGGTCGGCTACCGGATCGGCGACCAGAAGGCGGTGTACGCCCTGGAGGGGTCGATCGCCGTCACCGGTTCGCTGGTGCAGTGGATGCGCGACCAGATGGGGCTGATCCAGTCCGCCGCCGAGATCGAGACCCTGGCCTCCTCGGTGGAGGACAACGGCGGCGCGTACTTCGTGCCCGCGTTCTCCGGCCTGTTCGCCCCGTACTGGCGCCCCGACGCCCGCGGTGTCATCGCCGGTCTCACCCGGTACGTCACCAAGGCGCACATCGCCCGCGCCGTGCTCGAGGCCACCGCCTGGCAGACGCGTGAGATCAGCGACGCCATGACCAAGGACTCCGGCGTCGAGCTGACCGCGCTCAAGGTCGACGGCGGCATGACCTCCAACAACCTGCTGATGCAGACGCTCGCCGACTTCCTGGACGCGCCCGTGGTGCGGCCGATGGTCGCCGAGACCACCTGCCTCGGCGCCGCCTACGCCGCCGGCCTGGCCGTCGGCTTCTGGCCGGACACGGACGCGCTGCGCGCCAACTGGCGCCGGGCCGCCGAGTGGACCCCCCGCATGGACGCGGACACCCGCGCCCGCGAGTACAAGAGCTGGCTCAAGGCCGTGGAACGCACCATGGGCTGGCTGGACGACGAGGAGTAG
- a CDS encoding IclR family transcriptional regulator translates to MAKNIQSLERAAAMLRLLAGGERRLGLSDIASSLGLAKGTAHGILRTLQHEGFVEQDAASGRYQLGAELLRLGNSYLDVHELRARALVWTDDLARSSGESVHLGVLHQQGVLIVHHVFRPDDSRQVLEVGAMQPLHSTALGKVLSAYDPVAHTEAMEAERQPFTPRTVTDAEEFEAVLDVVRARGWGSDVEETWEGVAAVAAPIHDRRRMPVGAIAVTGAVERVRKDGELRPELVAAVRDCARAVSRDLGARRF, encoded by the coding sequence ATGGCCAAGAACATCCAGTCGCTGGAGCGGGCGGCCGCGATGCTGCGTCTGCTGGCAGGCGGGGAGCGGCGGCTGGGGCTGTCCGACATCGCGTCCTCACTGGGCCTGGCCAAGGGCACCGCACACGGCATCCTGCGCACCCTCCAGCACGAGGGCTTCGTGGAACAGGACGCCGCCTCGGGCCGCTATCAGCTGGGCGCGGAGCTGCTGCGCCTGGGCAACAGCTATCTCGACGTGCACGAGCTACGGGCCCGGGCCCTGGTCTGGACGGACGACCTGGCCCGGTCCAGCGGCGAGAGCGTCCATCTGGGCGTACTGCACCAGCAGGGCGTCCTCATCGTCCACCACGTCTTCCGGCCCGACGACAGCCGCCAGGTCCTGGAGGTGGGCGCCATGCAGCCGCTGCACTCCACGGCCCTGGGCAAGGTGCTGTCCGCGTACGACCCGGTGGCGCACACCGAGGCCATGGAGGCCGAGCGGCAGCCGTTCACGCCCCGGACGGTGACCGACGCCGAGGAGTTCGAAGCGGTGCTCGACGTCGTACGGGCCCGGGGCTGGGGCTCCGACGTGGAGGAGACCTGGGAGGGCGTGGCCGCGGTGGCCGCGCCGATCCACGACCGGCGCCGGATGCCGGTGGGGGCCATAGCCGTCACGGGTGCGGTGGAGCGCGTCCGCAAGGACGGCGAGCTGCGCCCGGAGCTGGTCGCGGCGGTCCGTGACTGCGCCCGCGCGGTCTCGCGGGACCTGGGCGCCCGTCGCTTCTGA
- a CDS encoding FadR/GntR family transcriptional regulator, translating into MAVTDEAIEKIKGMIVSGALRPGDRLPKESELASELGLSRNSLREAVRALSLIRILDVRQGDGTYVTSLDPQLLLEALSFVVDFHRDDTVLEFLAVRRILEPAATAMAASRIGAEQLDALSAQLDALGEHPSVEELVACDLDFHRGIVQASGNSVLCSLLDGLSGPTTRARVWRGLTQEDAVSRTLHEHRAILAALRDGDAEAARAWATVHVASVEQWLRSTL; encoded by the coding sequence ATGGCTGTCACCGACGAGGCCATCGAGAAGATCAAGGGAATGATCGTCTCGGGTGCGCTACGGCCCGGCGATCGTCTCCCCAAGGAGAGCGAACTCGCCTCGGAGCTGGGGCTTTCCCGCAACTCGCTGCGGGAGGCGGTGCGCGCCCTGTCGCTGATCCGCATTCTCGACGTCCGCCAGGGCGACGGCACGTATGTGACGAGCCTGGACCCGCAGCTGCTGCTCGAAGCGCTGAGCTTCGTCGTGGACTTCCACCGGGACGACACCGTGCTGGAGTTCCTGGCGGTGCGCCGGATCCTGGAGCCCGCCGCGACGGCGATGGCGGCGAGCCGGATCGGCGCGGAGCAGCTGGACGCGCTGAGCGCGCAGCTCGACGCGCTGGGCGAGCATCCGTCGGTGGAGGAGCTGGTCGCCTGTGACCTGGACTTCCACCGGGGCATCGTCCAGGCGTCGGGCAACTCGGTGCTCTGCTCGCTGCTGGACGGGCTCTCGGGGCCGACGACGCGGGCGCGGGTGTGGCGCGGGCTGACGCAGGAGGACGCGGTGAGCCGGACGCTGCATGAGCATCGGGCGATTCTGGCGGCGTTGCGGGATGGGGACGCGGAAGCTGCGCGGGCTTGGGCGACGGTGCATGTGGCCAGCGTGGAGCAGTGGTTGCGGTCCACCTTGTGA
- the metH gene encoding methionine synthase: MASSPTPSADSRNRSAALREALATRVVVADGAMGTMLQAQDPTLADFENLEGCNEILNLTRPDIVRSVHEAYFAVGVDCVETNTFGANTAALGEYDIPERVHELSESGARIAREVADEYTASTGEQRWVLGSMGPGTKLPTLGHIAYATVRDGFQANAEGLIAGGADALIVETTQDLLQTKAAVLGARRALDALGSDLPLLCSLAFETTGTMLLGSEIGAALTALEPLGIDMIGLNCSTGPAEMSEHLRYLTRHSRIPLLCMPNAGLPVLTKDGAHFPLDAEGLADAQETFVQEYGLSLVGGCCGTTPEHLRQVVERVRGTVPGARDPRPEPGAASLYQTIPFRQDTAYLAIGERTNANGSKKFREAMLEGRWDDCVEMARDQIREGAHMLDLCVDYVGRDGVTDMDELAGRFATASTLPIVLDSTELPVLRAGLEKLGGRAVLNSVNYEDGDGPESRFVKVTQLAAEHGAALIALTIDEEGQARTAEHKVAIAERLIADLTGNWGIHESDILIDTLTFTICTGQEESRKDGIATIEAIRELKKRHPDVQTTLGLSNISFGLNPAARVVLNSVFLDECVKAGLDSAIVHASKILPIARLEEEQVKVALDLIYDRRAEGYDPLQKLMELFEGVNMKSMKEGKAEELAALPLDERLQRRIIDGEKNGLEDDLSEALKDTPALDIVNNTLLEGMKVVGELFGSGQMQLPFVLQSAEVMKSAVAYLEPHMEKSDAEGKGTIVLATVRGDVHDIGKNLVDIILSNNGFNVVNIGIKQPVSAILEAAEEHKADVIGMSGLLVKSTVIMKENLEELNQRKLAADYPVILGGAALTRAYVEQDLHEIYEGEVRYARDAFEGLRLMDALIAVKRGVPGATLPELKQRRVPKRDTPVLEVNEPEEGVRSDVSVTNPVPTPPFWGSRVVKGIQLKEYASWLDEGALFKGQWGLKQARAGDGPTYEELAESEGRPRLRGLLDRLQTDNLLEAAVVYGYYPCVSKGDDLILLHEDGSERTRFTFPRQRRGRRLCLADFFRPEESGETDVIGLQVVTVGSRIGTETAKLFEANAYRDYLELHGLSVQLAEALAEYWHARVRSELGFAGEDPAEVEDMFALKYRGARFSLGYGACPDLEDRAKIADLLQPERIGVHLSEEFQLHPEQSTDAIVIHHPEAKYFNAR, translated from the coding sequence ATGGCCTCGTCGCCGACCCCTTCCGCCGACAGCCGGAACCGATCCGCAGCCCTCCGTGAGGCACTCGCCACCCGCGTGGTGGTGGCCGACGGCGCGATGGGCACCATGCTCCAGGCCCAGGACCCCACGCTCGCGGACTTCGAGAACCTCGAAGGCTGCAACGAGATCCTGAACCTGACCCGGCCGGACATCGTGCGTTCCGTGCACGAGGCGTACTTCGCCGTGGGCGTGGACTGTGTCGAGACGAACACCTTCGGTGCCAACACGGCGGCGCTCGGCGAGTACGACATTCCCGAGCGGGTCCACGAATTGTCCGAGTCCGGCGCGCGCATCGCCCGCGAGGTCGCCGACGAGTACACCGCGTCCACCGGCGAGCAGCGCTGGGTCCTCGGCTCGATGGGTCCCGGCACCAAGCTGCCCACCCTCGGCCACATCGCGTACGCCACCGTCCGCGACGGCTTCCAGGCGAACGCCGAGGGGCTGATCGCGGGTGGCGCCGACGCGCTGATCGTGGAGACGACGCAGGACCTCCTGCAGACCAAGGCCGCCGTCCTCGGCGCCCGCCGCGCCCTGGACGCCCTGGGCAGCGACCTCCCGCTGCTGTGCTCCCTGGCCTTCGAGACGACCGGCACCATGCTCCTGGGCTCCGAGATCGGCGCGGCCCTGACCGCCCTGGAACCCCTCGGCATCGACATGATCGGCCTGAACTGCTCGACCGGTCCGGCCGAGATGAGCGAGCACCTGCGCTACCTCACCCGGCACTCCCGCATCCCGCTGCTCTGCATGCCCAACGCCGGACTGCCGGTCCTCACCAAGGACGGCGCGCACTTCCCGCTGGACGCCGAGGGTCTGGCCGACGCGCAGGAGACGTTCGTCCAGGAGTACGGCCTCTCGCTGGTCGGCGGCTGCTGCGGTACGACCCCGGAGCACCTGCGCCAGGTGGTCGAGCGCGTACGGGGCACGGTCCCGGGCGCCCGGGACCCGCGCCCGGAGCCGGGTGCCGCCTCGCTCTACCAGACCATCCCGTTCCGTCAGGACACGGCGTACCTGGCGATCGGTGAGCGGACGAACGCCAACGGGTCGAAGAAGTTCCGGGAGGCCATGCTCGAAGGCCGCTGGGACGACTGCGTGGAGATGGCCCGGGACCAGATCCGTGAGGGCGCGCACATGCTCGACCTGTGCGTGGACTACGTGGGCCGCGACGGCGTCACCGACATGGACGAGCTGGCCGGCCGGTTCGCGACCGCCTCCACGCTGCCGATCGTGCTGGACTCCACGGAGCTGCCCGTGCTCCGGGCGGGCCTGGAGAAGCTGGGCGGCCGCGCGGTCCTCAACTCGGTCAACTACGAGGACGGCGACGGCCCCGAGTCCCGCTTCGTCAAGGTCACGCAGCTGGCCGCGGAGCACGGCGCCGCGCTGATCGCGCTGACGATCGACGAGGAGGGCCAGGCCCGCACCGCCGAGCACAAGGTCGCCATCGCCGAACGGCTCATCGCGGACCTGACCGGCAACTGGGGCATCCACGAGTCGGACATCCTCATCGACACCCTGACCTTCACCATCTGCACGGGGCAGGAGGAGTCCCGCAAGGACGGCATCGCCACCATCGAAGCCATCCGGGAGCTGAAGAAGCGCCACCCGGACGTGCAGACCACGCTCGGCCTCTCCAACATCTCCTTCGGCCTCAACCCGGCCGCCCGTGTCGTGCTGAACTCGGTCTTCCTGGACGAGTGCGTGAAGGCGGGCCTGGATTCGGCGATCGTGCACGCGTCGAAGATCCTGCCGATCGCCCGCCTGGAGGAGGAGCAGGTCAAGGTCGCCCTCGACCTGATCTACGACCGGCGCGCCGAGGGCTATGACCCCCTGCAGAAGCTCATGGAGCTGTTCGAGGGCGTCAACATGAAGTCGATGAAGGAGGGGAAGGCCGAGGAGCTGGCCGCCCTGCCGCTGGACGAGCGCCTTCAGCGCCGCATCATCGACGGGGAGAAGAACGGCCTGGAGGACGACCTCTCCGAGGCGCTGAAGGACACCCCGGCGCTCGACATCGTCAACAACACCCTCCTGGAGGGTATGAAGGTCGTCGGCGAGCTCTTCGGCTCCGGCCAGATGCAGCTGCCGTTCGTCCTCCAGTCCGCCGAGGTCATGAAGAGCGCGGTCGCCTACCTCGAACCGCACATGGAGAAGTCGGACGCCGAGGGCAAGGGCACCATCGTGCTGGCCACCGTCCGGGGCGACGTCCACGACATCGGCAAGAACCTGGTCGACATCATCCTGTCCAACAACGGGTTCAACGTCGTCAACATCGGCATCAAGCAGCCCGTCTCCGCGATCCTGGAGGCTGCCGAGGAGCACAAGGCCGACGTCATCGGGATGTCCGGCCTCCTCGTGAAGTCCACGGTGATCATGAAGGAGAACCTGGAGGAGCTGAACCAGCGCAAGCTGGCCGCCGACTACCCGGTCATCCTCGGCGGCGCCGCCCTCACCCGCGCCTACGTCGAGCAGGACCTCCACGAGATCTACGAGGGCGAGGTGCGCTACGCACGCGACGCCTTCGAGGGCCTGCGCCTCATGGACGCGCTCATCGCCGTCAAGCGGGGGGTCCCCGGCGCCACCCTGCCCGAGCTGAAGCAGCGCCGCGTCCCCAAGCGCGACACCCCGGTCCTGGAGGTGAACGAGCCGGAGGAGGGCGTGCGCTCCGACGTCTCCGTCACCAACCCGGTCCCCACCCCGCCGTTCTGGGGCAGCCGCGTCGTCAAGGGCATCCAGCTCAAGGAGTACGCCTCCTGGCTGGACGAAGGCGCCCTGTTCAAGGGGCAGTGGGGCCTCAAGCAGGCCAGGGCCGGGGACGGCCCCACCTACGAGGAGCTCGCCGAGAGCGAGGGACGCCCCAGGCTGCGCGGCCTCCTGGACCGCCTCCAGACGGACAACCTGCTCGAAGCGGCCGTCGTCTACGGCTACTACCCCTGCGTCTCCAAGGGCGACGACCTCATCCTGCTCCACGAGGACGGCTCCGAACGCACCCGCTTCACCTTCCCCCGCCAGCGCCGCGGCCGCCGCCTGTGCCTCGCGGACTTCTTCCGCCCCGAGGAATCCGGCGAGACGGACGTCATCGGCCTCCAGGTCGTCACCGTCGGCTCCAGGATCGGCACCGAGACCGCCAAGCTCTTCGAGGCCAACGCCTACCGCGACTACCTG